In one Melospiza melodia melodia isolate bMelMel2 chromosome 5, bMelMel2.pri, whole genome shotgun sequence genomic region, the following are encoded:
- the FNIP2 gene encoding folliculin-interacting protein 2 isoform X1, protein MCGGTPKTANGTGGPIERTRNNSDVPLGNNLSCTKLDERIRKSLRDESVSCGNKVTRLLQNSWSSSELDLNEIRLIVYQDCERRGRQVLFDSKAVRKIDEAVVQKMADEASVKTSAKNCQASNGNNSVSSHSPSVSCMQNIKEQIPKYQYTRPASDVNMLGEMMFGSVAMSYKGSTLKIHYIRSPPQLMISKVFSARVGSFSGSNNNLQDSFECINQDPSLGKLSSNQNGLGTCRSGSNLGVLQLCSSKLLQGVSEGGPLRLIRSASFFAAHSTPVDMPSRGQNEDRDSGIARSASLSSLLVTPFPSPSSSSSSSSSYQRRWLRSQTTSLENGIVPRWSTEEMFSMADESCSSNPAMVRRKKIAISIIFSLPEREEAQRNFQDFFFSHFPLFESHMNKLKYAIEKAMISCRKIAESSQRVQVYISRVMDALGEFRVTIWNLYSVPRIAEPVWLNMMSSTLEKNQLCQRFLKEFTFLIEQINKNQFFAALLTAVLTYHLAWVPTVMPVDHPPIKAFSEKRTSQSVNMLAKSHPYNPLWAQLGDLYGAIGSPVRLTRTVIVGKRKELVQRLLYVLTYFIRCSELQENQLTWSEKAGEGEQVLNGSKITTALEKGEVEESDYVVVTVKNDPALVPPILPPKNDGSKNNSTAEWVHEPESTQAVPVSSKEKREAIEKASQTSETSVDCLTGNFCKGAADGKKRTVADTGIISYHSEESSKLEDVMDTKKNKNQNERKVEKEFSSRSCAVPCPERSGHRSSHLEKVTFQIGSSASPESDLETHRREMEENLKALIKHPEVIRCASSSTSLTVDTSQNQDSCEAAFISKHNVCYAQIPPCEEKESILNQHMESKGTEVNLINSISSEMLLPTDNIETVKLPNMKENRTLCSGNLENYSSDCVEADSTVKQDSSKVGAKDVPYGDSGRKTSFRVEGDIPRNESSDSALGASDEEGDCCIPDEVHHDNISKRLEEFAEVELPLPRSNTISSQCVKNFGRSLLGGYCHTYIPDLVLHGINNDEKLKQCLLADLLHAMHHPVLDEPIAEAVCIIADTDKWNVQVATSQRKMMDSVKLGKDVLVSSQVSSLLQSILQLYKLNVPADFCIMHLEDRLQEMYLKSKMLSEYLRGHTRVHVKELGIVLGIESNDLPLLAAIASTHSPYVAQILL, encoded by the exons ATGTGTGGGGGTACACCAAAAACTGCAAATGGCACTGGGGGACCAATAGAAAGAACAAGAAACAACAGTGATGTACCACTTGGAAATAATCTCTCTTGTACCAAATTGGATGAAAGAAttagaaagtctttgagagatgAAAGTGTCAGCTGTGGCAACAAAGTGACTAGACTGCTGCAAAACAG CTGGTCCTCTTCGGAGTTGGACTTGAATGAAATCCGCCTGATAGTTTACCAAGACTGTGAGAGGAGAGGCAGACAGGTCTTGTTTGATTCCAAAGCAGTCCGCAAAATTGATGAAGCTGTGGTTCAG AAAATGGCAGATGAGGCTTCTGTAAAGACTTCTGCCAAGAACTGCCAAGCAAGCAATGGGAACAACAGTGTTTCTTCCCATAGTCCCTCTGTAAGCTGTATGCAAAATATCAAAGAACAGATACCGAAGTATCAG TACACCAGACCAGCCTCCGATGTCAATATGCTGGGAGAAATGATGTTTGGCTCAGTGGCAATGAGTTACAAAGGCTCCACCTTGAAAATTCACTACATACG CTCTCCCCCACAGCTGATGATAAGTAAAGTCTTCTCAGCCAGGGTAGGAAGCTTCAGTGGAAGCAACAATAA CTTGCAAGATAGCTTTGAATGCATCAACCAGGATCCCAGTCTGGGAAAGCTGAGCTCcaatcagaatggtttgggaacCTGTCGCAGTGGAAGTAATTTAG GTGTGTTACAGCTATGTAGCAGCAAACTGCTGCAGGGTGTGTCTGAAGGAGGTCCCCTCCGGCTCATCCGCAGTGCTTCTTTCTTTGCAG CACACAGCACACCTGTTGATATGCCTAGCAGAGGACAAAACGAGGACAGAGACAGCGGCATTGCTCGGTCAG CATCTCTGAGCAGTCTTCTGGTTACTCCTTTTCCATCTCCAAGCTCTTCATCGTCATCTTCTAGCAGCTATCAACGTCGCTGGCTCCGAAGTCAGACAACCAGTTTAGAGAATGGAATTGTTCCAAGATG GTCCACTGAAGAAATGTTTAGTATGGCTGATGAAAGCTGCAGCTCCAATCCTGCAATGGTTCGGAGGAAAAAAATTGCAATCAGCATCATCTTTTCTCTGCCTGAAAGAGAAGAAGCTCAGAGAAACTTCCAGGATTTCTTTTTCTCTCACTTTCCTCTTTTTGAGTCTCACATGAACAAGCTGAAATATGCAATAGAAAAG GCCATGATCTCATGTAGAAAAATAGCAGAATCCAGCCAGAGAGTGCAGGTTTATATCAGCCGTGTCATGGATGCCCTGGGAGAATTCAG AGTTACCATCTGGAACCTATATTCTGTTCCAAGGATTGCAGAGCCTGTGTGGCTTAATATGATGTCCAGCACCCTGGAAAAGAATCAGCTATGCCAGCGTTTTCTTAAAGAATTTACCTTTCTGATAGAACAGATCAACAAAAATCA GTTCTTTGCTGCTTTGCTGACCGCAGTGCTGACATATCACCTGGCGTGGGTCCCCACAGTGATGCCTGTTGACCACCCTCCCATCAAGGCCTTCTCTGAGAAGCGCACATCCCAGTCTGTCAACATGCTGGCAAAATCCCACCCATATAACCctctctgggcacagctgg GTGATCTCTACGGTGCCATAGGCTCTCCGGTTAGACTGACTCGGACTGTGATTGTTGGGAAGCGCAAGGAGCTGGTGCAGCGCTTGCTCTACGTTCTAACTTACTTCATccgctgctctgagctgcaggaaaatcAACTGACCTGGAGTGAGAAGgctggggagggagagcaggTGCTAAATGGAAGCAAGATCACAACTGCGCTAGAAAAGGGAGAGGTAGAGGAATCTGATTATGTGGTTGTCACTGTTAAAAATGACCCTGCTCTTGTGCCTCCAATCCTACCTCCAAAGAATGATGGAAGTAAGAACAACAGTACTGCAGAGTGGGTGCATGAACCAGAAAGCACTCAGGCTGTCCCAGTCTCTTCAAAAGAAAAGAGGGAAGCAATAGAAAAGGCAAGTCAGACCTCTGAAACATCTGTTGACTGTCTAACTGGCAATTTCTGTAAAGGAGCAGCTGATGGTAAGAAAAGAACTGTCGCTGATACAGGAATTATATCCTACCACTCTGAAGAATCATCTAAATTAGAGGATGTAATGGATACaaagaagaacaagaaccagAATGAGAGAAAAGTGGAGAAGGAGTTTTCTAGTAGGTCATGTGCTGTACCTTGTCCTGAAAGGTCTGGCCACAGGAGTTCACACTTAGAAAAGGTCACGTTTCAGATTGGAAGTTCAGCATCACCAGAGTCAGACTTAGAAACTCATAGaagagaaatggaagaaaatctGAAGGCATTAATTAAACATCCAGAGGTGATACGTTGTGCCTCAAGTTCCACAAGTCTGACTGTGGATACTTCTCAGAATCAAGACAGTTGTGAAGCTGCCTTTATCAGTAAACATAATGTTTGTTATGCACAAATCCCACCGTGTGAGGAGAAGGAAAGTATACTTAACCAACATATGGAAAGTAAAGGAACTGAAGTGAATTTAATTAATTCAATATCTAGTGAAATGCTTTTGCCCACAGATAACATAGAAACTGTAAAATTGCCAAACATGAAAGAAAATAGAACTTTATGCTCTGGCAATCTGGAGAACTATTCTTCTGACTGTGTAGAAGCAGATTCTACTGTCAAACAGGATTCCTCTAAAGTAGGTGCTAAAGATGTCCCCTATGGGGATTCTGGAAGGAAAACCTCCTTCAGAGTTGAAGGGGACATTCCAAGGAACGAGAGTTCAGACAGTGCTCTTGGAGCTAGTGATGAAGAAGGTGATTGTTGTATCCCTGATGAAGTGCATCATGATAACATCAGCAAACGGCTTGAGGAATTTGCAGAAGTGGAACTTCCTTTGCCAAG GTCAAATACCATCAGCAGTCAATGTGTGAAAAACTTTGGAAGATCGCTTCTGGGTGGTTACTGTCATACATATATACCTGATCTAGTGCTGCATGGAATAAATAATGATGAAAAACTCAAACAGTGTCTACTAGCAGATCTACTTCATGCAATGCAT CATCCAGTGCTAGATGAGCCCATAGCAGAAGCTGTCTGCATTATTGCAGACACAGATAAATGGAATGTACAAGTAGCTACAAGCCAGAGGAAGATGATGGACAGTGTGAAGTTAGGCAAGGATGTTCTGGTTTCGAGTCAAGTATCCAGTCTGTTGCAGTCTATTTTACAGCTTTACAAACTGAACGTCCCAGCTGACTTT TGCATAATGCATCTTGAGGACAGGCTGCAAGAGATGTATCTCAAAAGCAAAATGCTTTCAGAATATCTGCGAGGACATACAAGAGTGCATGTAAAAGAACTAGGAATTGTATTGGG gaTTGAATCCAATGACTTGCCTTTGTTGGCTGCTATAGCAAGTACTCATTCCCCATATGTTGCTCAAATACTCTTATAA